Within Amycolatopsis sp. FDAARGOS 1241, the genomic segment CCAGCCGGATCGTGCTGCCGTGTGCGTCCTTGGCCAGAACGCCGCGGCGCAGCAGGCCTTCGCACACATCACGCCCGGTGCGGCCGCGCACGTCGATGCCCGCCCACAACCCGCGCACACGCACCGCTTCGACCGACGCGGACGGCAAAGACGCCAGCAGCGACGCGAACACCTTGCCCAGCTCCTCGGCGCGCCGCTGCGGTTCGCCGGTCTTCAGCTTCCGCACCACGGCCGTCGCGACGGCGCAGGCGAGCGGGTTGCCGCCGAAAGTGCTGCCGTGCTCGCCCGGGCGGAACACGCCCAGCACGTCGCGACGCGACACCACCGCCGACACGGGCAGGATGCCGCCGCCCAACGCCTTGCCCAGCACGTACACATCCGGCACGACATCCTCGTGGTCGCACGCGAACGTGCGCCCGGTGCGCCCGAGCCCGGACTGGATCTCGTCGGCCATGAACAGCACGTTCGCGGAATCGCAGATCCGCCGGACGTCGGTGAGGTAACCGTCGGGCGGCAGCACCACACCGCCTTCGCCCTGGATCGGCTCGATCAGCACGGCGACGGTGTCGGCGTCGATCGCGGCCCGCAGCGCCGCCGCGTCCCCGAAGGGCACGCGCACGAACCCCGGCGTGAACGGCCCGTGGTCCGCGGTCGCTTCGGGGTCGTCGGAGAACCCGACGATCGTCACGGTGCGGCCGTGGAAGTTGCCGCCCGCCACCACGATCTTCGCGCGCCCGGCCGGCACGCCCTTCACGCGGTAGCCCCACTTGCGCGCCGTCTTGATCGCCGTCTCCACGGCTTCGGCGCCGGTGTT encodes:
- the rocD gene encoding ornithine--oxo-acid transaminase; amino-acid sequence: MSITGEEIERAEAALAHNYHPLPVVLTEGKGAWVTDVEGRRYLDLLAGYSALNFGHGDDELLAVAHAQLDRLTLTSRAFHHDKMGTFAAELAELCGMEMVLPMNTGAEAVETAIKTARKWGYRVKGVPAGRAKIVVAGGNFHGRTVTIVGFSDDPEATADHGPFTPGFVRVPFGDAAALRAAIDADTVAVLIEPIQGEGGVVLPPDGYLTDVRRICDSANVLFMADEIQSGLGRTGRTFACDHEDVVPDVYVLGKALGGGILPVSAVVSRRDVLGVFRPGEHGSTFGGNPLACAVATAVVRKLKTGEPQRRAEELGKVFASLLASLPSASVEAVRVRGLWAGIDVRGRTGRDVCEGLLRRGVLAKDAHGSTIRLAPPLVVSEEDLRWGVEQLAAELS